The Oligoflexus sp. sequence TCAATTGCACGCCTCGGGAGCTGCGTTCGGAAGGAAATCCGCGCAAAGTCGACAAGGATTTTTTGCAGGACATCGAAAGGGACGTCACCGAACAGACCTGGGCCGAACCGGTATAAAGCCCGGGCCGTCCGATGACGATGGTCAGCGGCGCGAGCGGTCATTGAAACCGCAGCGCTTCCCCTTCCTCCGGCATCATGTTGAAGGCAGGGGACGCCAGTAAACGCGCCATGAAAATGCAGTCCCAGCCCATGCTTTCACGCCAGGCTTCCGACGACGTGTCGCGTTCCCAGGCCCACTGATAACGGCGGAAACCAAGATCATCCCAGGGTTTGGGGCAAACGTCGAGCACCCGCTGCACAACGCTTTCATTCGTGCCTTCCCGCAGAGCCTGGAAAAAAGGATTCTGCCGCTGGCGGTCATGGAGCTTTTCGACGATGTCCCGGGTTTTGCTGACCGATGAGGCCATGGTCAAACGCAGAAGCGAGGCCACCGCCTTCAGATGCAGCTCATAGCCGGGCTTCGCGCGATCCACTGCGACCATCTCGACGTCACTGACATCCATGCTCTCATTTTTCCGCATCTCGCGCGTGGTCGACAGATCCAGGTATTTCCAGACGCGCTCGAAAAGGGCCCAGGTCGCCGGCCGCAGATCACAAATCTCATTATCATCACGACAAACCCGGTAGCCATAAACCGAGCAGCCGCCGCTCAAAGGATTTTTGATGCTGCAGTATCTGTTGTCATAGATCCAGTTCTGCCAACGCAGGGCCGCATCCCGGTCCTGGGTGCGCACAAGGTAAAGGAGAACACCCAAGGTCTGGTCGCGGGAAAAGGACTTGGGCTCGCCCAGATTGCCGGGATTGCGGCGGGGAGAACGCCAGAAACGGCCGTCCGCATCCTGTGAGGCTCGGACTGTGGCGCAGCCGGCGTCTTCACCGACGAAACAGAGAAGGCCATTGAAGATTACCGAATCACCATCATCGCAGTTTTCTTTGGAAGGGAAACCATCGCAGGTTCGGACGACGTCCTGACGCCAAAAGTTCTCGGCGTCGGTGAGGGTTTGTGATTCCGCATGGGGACTGAAAGCTACGAGCAGAACAAAGAACATCAGAAAGGGCATGGACACACTTCCTCTGTGAAAAGGGACTAATCATTGTGACGAGCTACTCTCCCCATAGGACACTGTCAGGCCTGCTTTCGTCCACTGAGAAAAACCAAAGCGCTGACCTGGCATAACGTCCCAACGCTTTTGTGCCCAAGGACCAGAGATCACGCTGGTAATTCCGCTGGGATCGTGTTTGTAATAAGGGGTTGATGACAACCGTTGGCTGGGAGAAGGAAAATTGGAAAAGAGAATCGCTAAATTCCAATGGTTTTGGGATCGTTTGGATCAATACCTGGCCAAGTCGCAGTTGAAGCAAAGCCGGCAGCGCAATTATATTATCGAGGAATTTCTGCAGCTGGATTCCCACGTCAGCGCCGAAGATCTTTACAGTCGTTTAAAAAATACCGAGCACAACCCCGGTCTCGCCACCGTCTATCGCACGCTCAACCTTCTCAAGGAAGCAGGTCTGGTGGATCAGAAGCAGTTTGCTGATGGCAAATCGGTGTTCGAAGTATTGGATCCGAAGTCGCATCACGATCACCTTATCTGCGTGAGCTGCCATAAGGTTCAGGAATTCGCCAACGAGGAAATCGAAGCGCTGCAGAAGCAGGTCGCCAACCGTTATGATTTCCACCTGACTCACCACACGCTTGATATGTTTGGTATCTGCGCCGACTGCCAAAAGAAAAGCTAAAGCCCCCAGACCGTGACTCACCTTTATTGATTATGTAAAATAGACTTATCTACACCGAGGAGGCACTCGCCCAGTGCCTTTTCGCCGTTTCTTTTCGTCAGCAACCAAGGGGGGATCATGGTAGCTGCACGTCTGCGCATCGCTTTGTCTTTTTTCAGCGTGACATTGGGAATGAGTCTCGGCATCGACGCCGCCCAGGCCGGAGCGGTCAACGCCGCGGCCTGGGAATGGCAAGCCGTGAGCGGCACCATGTGCCGGGATGGGAGTGAGACCGGGTTTTTTCTGAAGAGGCGACCCTTCGACAAAAACCTCGTCATCTATCTGGAAGGCGGCGGGGCCTGCTTCAACAGCCTCACCTGTCTTTCCAATCCGAAGAATGTCGGTGATCAGTATCCGGGTCAGGATGGAATTTTCCAGGAGCGTGATGATAATCCCGTGAACGGCTGGAACTTCGTTCATGTTCCCTATTGCACCGGAGATATCTTTGCCGGTACGAAGGAAAATGTGCAGGTGCCAGGCGTGAACGGCAAGCAGAACTTCATGGGCTATCGCAACATGATCAAAATCATGGATCAGCTGAAGACCATGATGCCGGAGCTGGAAAACGTGCTGGTCACAGGCGTCAGCGCTGGCGGCTTCGGAGCGATCTTTCATTACCCGACGGCCAAGGAACGCTGGCCCGACAGCAGGGTCGTCCTTTTGGATGATAGCGGCATTCCTTTGGAAGACGAATGGCTCGCGCCCTGTCTGCAGCAGAGCTTCCGCAGCTTCTGGGGCATCAATGATGCCCTGCCGGAAGATTGCAGCGCCTGCCGCGGGGAAAACGGCGGAGGGCTTGTGGAGCTGGGCCGCCACCTGCGCGAGCGCTACGGTGATGGGGAGAAGGGGATGATCCTGAGTTATCAGGACAGTACCATGCGCTTTTTCTATGGATTTGGGCTGAATGAGTGCCGCCCGCCGCTATTTCCCAACTATCCGGCCCAGCAGTTTGAAGCCGGGGTGAAAAGTCTGCGGGAGAACTATCTGAAGGGCGGAATCTCAACTTTTGTCCAAGCCGGTAGCCAACACGTCTATATCAGTAGTAAAAGCTTTTATGAAACGCGGGCAAACGGTCAGAATCTCGCCTCCTGGGTGCAGGATTTATTGAATAACCAGGCCCAGGACCGAGGCCCCTGAATTTCCCGAGTGTCCTTAATTTTGCCTACGGAATGCCGATAAGAGCGGAAACCCAAGTGGACATCGGTATTCCGTCCAGGCATAGAGTCACTCATGAAGCATGTTTCGCAAAAGAAATCCATACTGGTGGTCGACGATGAAGTCGACCTCTGCGAGATACTTCAGTTCGATCTGGAGGACTCCGGCTACTCAGTCTTCACAGCCTATCGCGCTGCGGAAGCTTTGGACATCCTGGGGAAGCATCCGATCGATCTGATCGTCTCGGATATTCGTATGCCCGGTGGCGACGGCGTGTATCTGCTCGGCGAAGTGCGCAAACGGCACTTCGAAGAGCCTCCTGTCATCTTCGTCTCGGGCTTTGCGGATGTAACGGTGGCGGAGGCCTTTCACAAAGGTGTGGTCGGCTTCATCGCCAAACCTCTCAGTTTTGAAACCCTTCTGAATGCCGTGCAATTCCATCTGAAAGAAAAAAGCGTCCGCTGGACGGATCAAGAGCTGCCTGAGCCTCAGCGTCGCTATGAACGCAGTTTCGCCTCGCTCGCGCAGGCCGAAGCCGATATCGGCGCTCTTTTGGGCCGTGGCGGACTTTTTCTGCGCATCAACGAGGATCTGCCGCGACTCGATGAAGTCGTGAAGGTCACGCTGAATCTTTCCAAGGACGGCATAAAACTGGAAGGTTGGGCGGCCTGCCGCTGGATTCGCAATGCCAACGGTCCAAGGCATCCGCGTGGCGCCGGCCTGGAATGGCTTCAGCTGACGCCCGCGTCTGTGGGTTTTCTCACGAACCTGATCGAAGAGCAGAAACGTCTTCCTTTTATTCCCATGGAATAAATTAAGCCTCGACCTGCTCCGCTGTCTTCTTCACGTTTTCCAAACTCTGGGTCACAAAACGCTCCACGTTGCGACGGATCATATGATCGACGCGCGGGCTGATGCTTTCCCATTCAATGGCGCTTTCAAGGATCCAGCTTTCCGGGTCCGCATCATTCGGCGAAACCTTCTTGGCAATCACGCCGACCAGATCGGGATGCCCGACGAGCTGTGACGAGATTTCGCCATTTTCATAGCGATAGGTCACGCGTTCGCGCACGTCGGCATCGGGCACGGAAACAGTGCGCAGGACGCCGTTGTTGAAACGCTCCAGGATTTTGCTTTTCAGAATGCCCTTGTTGAAGCGCTCGGGGTGTTCCACTTCGTCCATCAGCGTTTGCCACAGGCGATCAAAGGGGGCTTTTACACTGCAGCGGAAATGTTCAGAAGCCATGTTTTTGCTCCTCCTTCTGGATACGTTTGAAAGTCACTCGTCCCACTCATCTTATAAGCCTTCGAAGGCCTGCAGTAAAGCCTGGGCCGATGCCTCACATTCCGCGCGGGTGATTCCGGCGAACAGCGGCAAATTGATGACCATACGGCTGAATCGTTGGCTATGGGCCAAGTCCGAAGTGCGGAGGCAGCCCTGGGCCGGTCCCTGCTCGCACAGCGTCTGGGGATAGGTGCGGGCGCAGCCGATCCCAGCATCACGCAGGCGCGCGGCGAGGTCATCACCACTGACCTTGTGACTTTGGATGACGGAAAGATAACCGTTTCCTGTGATGCCTGCCGGTGGCGTATACACGCGGCCGTGCTGCGGATAGGCTTCGAAAAATTCCTTGTAGTAAGCTTCGGCCTGAAGGCGCGAGTCGATCATGGCATCGATCTGCCCGAGCATGCGCAGAAGGAAGCTGGCCTGAATTCCGCCCATGCGCGAATTCCAGCCGACGTAGTCATAGGTATAGTGACCGGCGCGGCCGTGGTTGCCGAGCGCGCGGATGACTTCCGCCAGTTTCGGATTCGGCGTGAACATGGCTCCGGCATCGCCTGCCGCGCCCAGGACCTTGGCGGGATAGAAGGAGATGGTCGAAACTTCAGCACCGGTATAAACCGATTCCCCGTGATAACGGACGCCATAGGACTGCGCGCCGTCTTCGAGCAGGTGAATGCCTTCCTCTTTGCAGTATTTCCTGAAATCGCCGAGGCGGACGCTGGTCCAGCCGAGCAGGTGAACGAGGATCGCGGCATTGAAACGGTATTTTTCATGCCCGCGTTTGAATTCCTCGAAGTCCATCTGCAGGTCGTCGGGATTGATATCGACCAAAACAGGTTCCGCACCCAGCTGGGCAATGGCTTCAAACGGCGCCCAGAAGGTCATGTTGGGCACGGCCACGCGCATCCCGGCTTTGACGCCCAGGGCCTGAAGGCCGATGACCAGAGCATCGGTGCCATTGGCGCAAGCCACCGCATGCTCCGCTTCCAGGACCCGCCCCAGTTCCTTTTCAAGCTTTTGTACGGTGGGACCGCTGACGAATTCGGTTTGATCGAGACATCGCGTCCAGTCCGCGAGTATCTCTTCGCGAACAGGTTCAATACTACGCTTGAGGTCTATAAAAGGTACGCGCATGGGGGTCCTTGCAGGTATGTCAATTATGCGTTTACAAGTAGCCACTTAAGCCGTTTTTGTAGCAGTTTAGGGCGAGGATTGCAAAAGTTTCTGCTGGGGCCGGCTCTGAACCTGAAATGCAAAAGGGGTCCCGAAGGACCCCCGCGACCCCTGAAGAGGTCCTAGGCTTAAGCTTTCGGTGTGATCAGGACCTTCACGATCGAGCCGGCAGGAAGGTCTTTTTTCAGGATCACCACTTTGTCCTCTACGATGTGATAGTTGGTGATCTCGTTGCCATTCACGAATACCTTGTAGGTTTTAGGACCGCTGTAATCGACGCCGATATCGAAGCTGTTTTTGTAACTCTGGGCATACTTATAGCTGATGTTCAGTTTCTCGAAGTCTTCATCACCGCAGCTGAAGCCGATGGTATCCGCATGCACCTCCACGTTCTGGCTGCAGATCTGGTCGTCACCCTCGGCGCTGATCTTCAGCGTGTCGGGGAAGGGCTGGCCGGCGATGGCGATGTTGTATTGTTTGTCTTTGAACTCATAGTCCATGTTATAGACAGCGCGCACTTTCCGGCCATTGAAGATGGCATCGTTATCGACGACCAGGTTGCCGTTATCCACATTCGCGATCAGTTCTTCGTTGGTTTCTCTATCAATCAGGCGGAACTTTTCAATCCTTGCAGCGTCGGCACCCAGGATCGGATACTTCAGCTTCCGATCACCCGGCATTTCGTAGCGCAGGCTGACCTGGGATCCATCCGCGGGCGGCGTGGTGAAGGTCACCTTCTTCGTATTGGAATCATGCGTATAGTTCGTCACTTTCTTCTCATTCACCCAAACTTCAAGGCTGCCCGCCACGAAGTTCGCGGCATAGTTGAAGACCTTCCGCAGGGGGACGTCTTCCCGATACTTGACTTTGATCTGGGCGTATTCAGGCGGAATGTTATTCAGTTCGAGCTTGCCGTTCGCATTGTCGAAGTGATAAAGCTCCTTGGCCAATTTCTCGCCATTGATCAGGACTTCGAAGCTGTTGCTGTCGCCGGCACGGCTGGTGCTGAAGCTTTTCACCATGGGTATGGGCGAGTGCTTATAGCTCACGTCCAGTTTCTGGGAACCTTCGGGCACTTGCTCCAGTATGGTGAGGGTGTTGCCCGAGACGGTAAAGGCATTCACTTTCTTCCCATCGAGTTTGATATCAAGGCTCGTCGCCACCGCGGGCTTGCTCAATTCGAACTGAATGTTGATCTTCTTCCGCACGTTCAAAGAAATCTGCTCCAGGACGCTCGAATAGTTCGAGCGGCAGATGTCCGTCGAGATACCGCCGGTGTCGGTGACCATGCGCAGATATTCAGCAGGGTTGGGCGGATCCAGGTAACCACCTGAATTCTGGCAATCCAGGTTCGGATCGCTGGGATTGGCTGGGTTCGGAGCGGGCGGTTCCTGCAGGAGCAGGAAGGCGTTCACAGGGACGTTATAGCCCACGCGATCATAGAAATACTGAGCCGTCGCATAAGGAGCGCCGACGCAGCCTTCGTTGGAACCCGAACCGCAGTTCTTTTCATCGGTGATCAGAAGGATCGAGCGCTGGGAATCGGCCCGCAGCCATTCGTTGCTCGAAGTCGCACAGCCCTGGCCTATCATGGCATCGGCCGCGACTTTGATACCTTTTTCCACAGGGTCGCCACCTTCACCGATTTTGATCATGGTCTGGAAATCGGCGGTAGCTTTCGCAGGGTTCGCATCGTAGTCGGCGCGTGTGATATACTTGCGACCGTCGGCTGTGCGGTTCAAACAGGCGTTGGTCGTCGTCACCACTGCAATGCGCCAGTTGGTGTTCGAAATGTATTTCAGAATGCTGGTCAGGTTCTGGCTGATTCGGTTCTGGTAAGGACCCATCGAACTGGAGTTGTCCATCACGATCAGAAGATCGAAGATGCCGGCTTCCGAGATCTGAAACGACTGCGCGGCGCTGGTGCCATTATTCCCTTGCGTAAAGTTATCTTCGTAAACCGTGCGGTCGAGCTGCTGACTCAATTCCGCGGATTTCGGCGCCTGCACCAGCAGGAAATCCTGCGAAATAAGGTTGAAACCGCTATCAATGGTCAGGTTTGCGGTTTCCAGCTGTCCGGCTTCATAGGTTTTCAGATATTCAGGGGCCGCATCGGCCGACGCTTCCGCGGGGGGACCGCCGTTGTCGTCAAGGCTGCGGAAGTAGGTCGGATCACGGCCACAGGCGGTGGCCAGGCTTAAACCCATGAGCACACTCATAAGAGGGCTGCGTGAACTGGTGCGCGAGGACATGGTCGTATACCTCTAGGCTTTGGGTTTCCACACTGCCTGGAATTAATCAAGCAGCATGTCCTTACTTTCGGTGTGGAAAGTTTCCACCCTCTAACTTTTCTCAAGGGTTTTTTGGCAGAATCTTTCATAATCGTATAAGCCATGGAAAACGTGGTGAAATACAGGCGGGCTAAAGACTGGGAAAAATGCTCAGGACGCCGGCTTTTCACAACGCATTTTTGAGCTGATGGATGTCGCCTTCGATTTGCCTGGTATAAAATATAAAGACGATTGAAGAAAGAGCGCATGACGCCGGAGGAAAACCTTGAAGCTGCTGGATCGTAATGTTGGGATACTGGTCGTGGATCCTGTGAGTGCTGTCGTCTCAACTGTAAAACGCGTTTTGAATGAGCAAGGTTACAAGAATATCTTTCAGTCTGACTCCGTGATGGATGGATTCAACACGCTGGGTCAGGAGAAAATCGGTTGGATCATCACTTCGCTTTTCCCCGGTCAAAAGCTTACAGGCTGGCAGTTCCTGCGCCTTCCGCTGGAATTCGAAGCGTATCGCGAAACCATGACCTCGGTCCTTCTGAATACCGAAGAGCAGGATCTGCTCCCAAGCCTCTATGCGATGGGCATGGTGTCCTTTCACATGCGGCCGCTCACCTACAATTCCTTCAAAGCCGAAGTCGATAAGTTCCAGGTCACCCTGAAAAAGCAGCCCAGCTTGCCCATCGCGATCGCCACGGGCCTGCGAGACAAACTCACGGACCTCCAGAAGATAGACGATCTGGAGCGCCTGGAGCGCGGTCTATACAAGTGGGTTGATGGATCGGTGCAGCAGAAGATGCGGCTCATCAAAGCCCAGCTGGAGGTCGGCAACAACCTTGAAGCCCTGCTCGGCATGAAGCAGGTGCTGGCTTCGCATCCCGCACTGAAGGCCGAGATTATTGGTCTTGGTAAGAAATACCTCGGGATCGACGACATCAGCGATTATAAGGCCAAGCTGAATATTCACCATGCCCTGGTCGTCGACCCGGATGAATCGCAGCAGAAATTTCTGCGCGAGTGCCTGACGGAAATGGGCGTCGCGGATATCAAAACCTGTGAAGACGCCGCGGATGCCTGTGAATACCTGAAAAATAACAGCACTGTGGATCTGGTCATCGGCGAGTGGAGGCAGCGCGGCATGGAGGGAGGCGCCTTTATTCAGCACGTTCGGCATCACGGTTATGCTGATAAGCCGATCCTCATCTATTCATCCCTGGTGGATGAGGCCGCGGATCAGCTGATCGCGGAGGTGGGCGGCGTCTTCGTGATCACCAAGCCCTGTCCGAAGAAAGTTTTCCAGCAGCAGCTCGCCGAACAGTTCAATCGCTGGCGCTATCCCCTGGCCGCCGAAGACCTGGAGCAGAAGATTCGGCTGTCACTGGGAACGGGGGACGTGGACTACGCGCGCCAGCTGATGGTGCAGTTTGAAAACAATCCCAAGGTCGACGCCACGCGCAAAAAATTTCTGAAGGCCTGCTTTGCCTTCCAGGCCGGACAGTATCATGAAGCCAGGCAGATGATCCTGGAAAATGCCAAGATCAATCTGCCGAGTCACAAGGAAATCGGGCTTCTGGGGAAGATCCTTCTGAAGCTCGGTGAATTCGGGGATGCTCAGAAATGCCTGGAGCAGGCCAATGTCATGGTGCCCGGTAATATCGAGCGGCTTTGTGATCTGGCGGACGTCGCCTCGGAAACGGGGCAGGAAGATCAGATCATGAAGTATATGGATGAAGCCCGCGAGATCGGTGGCGACACCGGCATGGTGATGGCGGCCTATGCGCGTCATGCGACGGCTTTGGGCAAAGGTGATGACGCGCGACGCTTCATGGTCGATGAGGAAGTGGCGCGAAACGTGGTGGCCTATATGAATAACCTGGGCGTCTCCTATGCCTATACCGGGAAATTCAAGGAAAGCATTGATGCCTATGTGAAGGCGATCAAAACGCTCGGAGATCTTCACGTCGAGCTGCAGGGGACGGTTTACTATAACCTGGGCCTCAGCCTTGTTCGTCAGGGCCGTTATAAGGATTCGATTCCGGCGCTGAAAAATGCGCAGAAGAAAGCCGATGATACGGTGGCGAAAAAGTCGGCGCATCTCTTGGAACGCGTGCAGCAGGCGATTGATAATAAAGTGCCGGTGATACTGCGCGAGACGGCCAAGGAAATATCGACTCAGGTGACGAAGCTTCCTTCGATTCATCCAATGGACCAGTATCTGGAATTGCACGGCGCGCATATCAAACCGGGGGAGCACGGACTCTTCCTCGTCTTCCAGCCGACCATGCAGCTGGAGGTCGATCTGCAGGTCGAGTTCCCCAAAATTATACGGAAAAGTGCGTAGAATCCCTCATGGTTTGGTCCTTAAGCTGGCTCTCTGATCTGCCGATAGAGTGACATCGGAGGGCTTCGGCATGGACCAGGGACACGATCTAAGAACGATGAGGCCGATTTTCGTCAGTCTTTTCATAAGTCTGGCGTTGGCAATGGGCTGCAAGGATCGCGGTGAAGGCCCCAAATCACCCGAATCCAATCCCATAATGAATGAAGGACTACCTCAACCTGTGAGCGGAGATGCTTCGGGTCAGAAGACCGAGCAGCCGGACATTCCTGGTGCCAAGGCCCCAGGGACGGAAACCGGCAGCAATGTCCTGCCTGAAAAATTCATGACAGGACTGGGCGAATGCCAAAAGCAGGGTCGATACTTCGATCTGCAGGTGGCCAGCTGCACCGAGACGCCTTTGGCTGAATTTCCTTGTGATTTGACCGTTCTTCTGTCGGAAGGCAGTGCGGTTTTGAATGCGGGGCAAAAGCAGCTGCTCAAAGATTATGTGGAAAAGAACCTTCAGGGTTTTTCACTGTATGCCTGCACGGTCGAGGATTCGAAGCCTGCGCTGCATTTCTATAAAGTGGAAGCGGATAAGATCCGCGCGCACAACGTGAAGATCGCCAGTCCCTGATCCGAAGGGAGCCTTTTCAGGCTCCTTGAACATCCTCAAGGCTCCGACGGCAAGGACTCCAAATCCACCCAGCCCTTTTCATTCGCCTTTAAATTCTGCGCCAGAAACCGCCGGAAATCGGTATTATGCGGCTCCAGGCAGCGCTGGAGTTCAGGACTTCCCACGCGGAATTCATTGCACTGAATCACAGCGCCCGCGAAAAATTGCGTGCAGCTCTGCAGAAAACGGGGCATGTAGCGCGAGACGAAGGCCGTTTTATCGGGCCCGCTCAGATCCCGGCCACCGGCGCGGAAACTCGACTGCAGATCCTGCCAGCGTTGACGGAAGGCAGCATCATCCGGGCCGAACACATAAAGCTGCTGGCCCGATTTTTGTTCCTGCTCGATGAAATTCACAGGGTTTTGCGCGCAGCCGTCCTCGATGAGCGTCTGCAGCTCCGCCGTATTTTGGGCCTTGGTCTTCTTGCAGCCCGGCAGGGCGGCAACCAGTGGGATGATCAAAATCCAGCATTTCATTGGAAAAACCCCTCTGTTCAAGCAAGGGTTTTATCGGCAGAAATGGGTAAAACTTGAGGTTTCCGTAAAAAGCCCGGACGGTGCACCCCTTCCAGGCCGTATAGGTGCAAGCACTGAGCGGCGTTACCTGGCACCCACTTTGCTTTTTTCACATAAATGGTCGGGAATGTCCCTGAAGATGGTGCCCCCGACCGTCCACGGTAGAATCTGATGAAGAGGAAGAACATCCATGAACATTTTGAAGACTGCGAATTATCTGCTCCTGACCAGCCTGCTTTTCCCTGTGGCCTCGTACTCGCAAAGTGCAACCACAGCCCCTGCCCAGACCGAGCAGGCGGCACCGCAGACCACCCAAGCGGCGGAAAATCAGCCAGTGGACACTGTTCAGTTCGAAAAAGGCAGTTCCAAACTCACCATGGAATCTGAAAACGGCATTCGGAAGTTTATTGATAGCGCAAAGACTCATGGGAAAATAAAGGAAGTGAAGGTCGCCGTTTGGTCAGACCAAGAAACACCATTGCAGGCTGAAAAAGATCTTTCGAAGGAGGATCGCCGTCTGGCTGAGGAACGGGGCGAGCAGATCAAGAAGTTTCTGCGTAAGGATTTGGGAATCAAAGATGTAAAGATCTATAACATGGCCCATGGCACAAGCAAACTCGCCAAGCTCTTTCGCACCGAAGAGTCGGAGCTAAGGATGGCATTTTCTCAAAAGGGCGGTGATGAAAAGCTGCGTCCCGAAGTCAAGTTGATCCGCGACCATGGCAAACCCTCTGCGGCCGTGCTTGTGGTGGAACATCACAAGGGCCGAACTTCATAAGTATGCATGCGATGGATCGGGATTTTTCACAGTGTCCTGGCAAGACTGCACTCCACCTGACCCTTAGTCAGACCTGTGGAAGTTCTCTTATTCAGCTTGTGTGAACAGGCTGCTGCATGAAGCAACAGCCTGGTTCAAGTCTTGACCTGATCGCGTTGGGATGCTTTCACGACCTGGACCTTTAAAGGATCAGGCCTCGGGACCTGCCGGAGTTTCGGGCTCGGCGGGAGTTTCGGGTACAGTGGGTTCTTCCGGCGTCGAAGCCGGCGCACAGAATTCAGTGAAGCCAAGGTCAACACCCGAATCTTCCTGAATCCAGCAGATATTGGCATTCATCCGACCATAGATACCACCCGTTCCGCAGGCGCCGCCGCGGGAGACGACGCCGAAGACCCGCCATTCGCCGTTGCTGAGTTTCGCAAAGGCCGGTCCACCGCTATCACCCTGGCAGGAATCTTTGCCATTATTGCCAAGGGCGACTTCATTATCACCGACCTTGGTGATGGCGACATCGACTTCATATTTCACACCAAAGCCGCCGCCATCGCGGTTGCCAAAGCCGACCAGATAGGAATTCAAACCGGACTGCAAAACCTCGGCGGTTTCAGCCGGATCGGTGAGCACCGGAATATAAGCGGATTCGGGAAGGTCCATCGGCTTATCAAGAACGAGATAGGCGATATCGTTCCAGCCTTCCACATTGCGGCTGTATTTCGGTGAATAGGCCATTTTTATAGCGGTATACTGAGGCGTGACGCGACCGCCTTCACTGCCTTCGCCGACATAGACACCGATGCGGCGCGGGTTGCTGCTGCCCTGAACGCAATGCGCGGCGGTGATGACGAGCTGCGGATTCACCGCTGTCCCTGAACAGAACATGCGGCCATTCGAAACCAAAGCCACGGTTGCCAGCCAGTCGCCAGCCTGCGATTTCACGCCACCATAGATTTTGGTTTGACTGCCCTGGGGCGCGGACGCGCTGCAGCTCAGCAAACCGGCAGTCAAACAAGTCAGACCGAAGGACGCGAGAACTCCAGGACGGGTAGCTCTGTTCATCATGACAGGACCTCTTGGGTGATGTTGGGAAAACGGCGGCTCTCTAACTTGACTAATTAGCCAGTTAAGTCAGGGGCTGAAATGTAGAAAATATCAATTGCTTCTTTGAGAGGTCTGACAATTGAGCAGGCTGAGCCATAGCCCACAGCGTCGGCCTTGATAGAGTCGGGATTGATCTTTACGGCCCGCCGTGAGAATCTCCGGCGACCGGTTTTATGCGAGGATATCCCTATGTTTGATCGTTCCGTGCTGGCTGATCATCAGTCCGATTTTTTAAGCCGCTTCTGGCAGAAAAAGCCTTTGCTCATTCGCAACGCCTTCCCTGGTGGTTTGGATTATGTCAGTGGAGACGAGCTG is a genomic window containing:
- a CDS encoding pectin acetylesterase-family hydrolase, producing the protein MVAARLRIALSFFSVTLGMSLGIDAAQAGAVNAAAWEWQAVSGTMCRDGSETGFFLKRRPFDKNLVIYLEGGGACFNSLTCLSNPKNVGDQYPGQDGIFQERDDNPVNGWNFVHVPYCTGDIFAGTKENVQVPGVNGKQNFMGYRNMIKIMDQLKTMMPELENVLVTGVSAGGFGAIFHYPTAKERWPDSRVVLLDDSGIPLEDEWLAPCLQQSFRSFWGINDALPEDCSACRGENGGGLVELGRHLRERYGDGEKGMILSYQDSTMRFFYGFGLNECRPPLFPNYPAQQFEAGVKSLRENYLKGGISTFVQAGSQHVYISSKSFYETRANGQNLASWVQDLLNNQAQDRGP
- a CDS encoding response regulator, translating into MKLLDRNVGILVVDPVSAVVSTVKRVLNEQGYKNIFQSDSVMDGFNTLGQEKIGWIITSLFPGQKLTGWQFLRLPLEFEAYRETMTSVLLNTEEQDLLPSLYAMGMVSFHMRPLTYNSFKAEVDKFQVTLKKQPSLPIAIATGLRDKLTDLQKIDDLERLERGLYKWVDGSVQQKMRLIKAQLEVGNNLEALLGMKQVLASHPALKAEIIGLGKKYLGIDDISDYKAKLNIHHALVVDPDESQQKFLRECLTEMGVADIKTCEDAADACEYLKNNSTVDLVIGEWRQRGMEGGAFIQHVRHHGYADKPILIYSSLVDEAADQLIAEVGGVFVITKPCPKKVFQQQLAEQFNRWRYPLAAEDLEQKIRLSLGTGDVDYARQLMVQFENNPKVDATRKKFLKACFAFQAGQYHEARQMILENAKINLPSHKEIGLLGKILLKLGEFGDAQKCLEQANVMVPGNIERLCDLADVASETGQEDQIMKYMDEAREIGGDTGMVMAAYARHATALGKGDDARRFMVDEEVARNVVAYMNNLGVSYAYTGKFKESIDAYVKAIKTLGDLHVELQGTVYYNLGLSLVRQGRYKDSIPALKNAQKKADDTVAKKSAHLLERVQQAIDNKVPVILRETAKEISTQVTKLPSIHPMDQYLELHGAHIKPGEHGLFLVFQPTMQLEVDLQVEFPKIIRKSA
- a CDS encoding S1 family peptidase, encoding MMNRATRPGVLASFGLTCLTAGLLSCSASAPQGSQTKIYGGVKSQAGDWLATVALVSNGRMFCSGTAVNPQLVITAAHCVQGSSNPRRIGVYVGEGSEGGRVTPQYTAIKMAYSPKYSRNVEGWNDIAYLVLDKPMDLPESAYIPVLTDPAETAEVLQSGLNSYLVGFGNRDGGGFGVKYEVDVAITKVGDNEVALGNNGKDSCQGDSGGPAFAKLSNGEWRVFGVVSRGGACGTGGIYGRMNANICWIQEDSGVDLGFTEFCAPASTPEEPTVPETPAEPETPAGPEA
- a CDS encoding DegT/DnrJ/EryC1/StrS family aminotransferase; protein product: MRVPFIDLKRSIEPVREEILADWTRCLDQTEFVSGPTVQKLEKELGRVLEAEHAVACANGTDALVIGLQALGVKAGMRVAVPNMTFWAPFEAIAQLGAEPVLVDINPDDLQMDFEEFKRGHEKYRFNAAILVHLLGWTSVRLGDFRKYCKEEGIHLLEDGAQSYGVRYHGESVYTGAEVSTISFYPAKVLGAAGDAGAMFTPNPKLAEVIRALGNHGRAGHYTYDYVGWNSRMGGIQASFLLRMLGQIDAMIDSRLQAEAYYKEFFEAYPQHGRVYTPPAGITGNGYLSVIQSHKVSGDDLAARLRDAGIGCARTYPQTLCEQGPAQGCLRTSDLAHSQRFSRMVINLPLFAGITRAECEASAQALLQAFEGL
- a CDS encoding response regulator, producing the protein MKHVSQKKSILVVDDEVDLCEILQFDLEDSGYSVFTAYRAAEALDILGKHPIDLIVSDIRMPGGDGVYLLGEVRKRHFEEPPVIFVSGFADVTVAEAFHKGVVGFIAKPLSFETLLNAVQFHLKEKSVRWTDQELPEPQRRYERSFASLAQAEADIGALLGRGGLFLRINEDLPRLDEVVKVTLNLSKDGIKLEGWAACRWIRNANGPRHPRGAGLEWLQLTPASVGFLTNLIEEQKRLPFIPME
- a CDS encoding Fur family transcriptional regulator codes for the protein MEKRIAKFQWFWDRLDQYLAKSQLKQSRQRNYIIEEFLQLDSHVSAEDLYSRLKNTEHNPGLATVYRTLNLLKEAGLVDQKQFADGKSVFEVLDPKSHHDHLICVSCHKVQEFANEEIEALQKQVANRYDFHLTHHTLDMFGICADCQKKS
- a CDS encoding AtaL-like protein; translation: MASEHFRCSVKAPFDRLWQTLMDEVEHPERFNKGILKSKILERFNNGVLRTVSVPDADVRERVTYRYENGEISSQLVGHPDLVGVIAKKVSPNDADPESWILESAIEWESISPRVDHMIRRNVERFVTQSLENVKKTAEQVEA